From the Balneola sp. genome, one window contains:
- a CDS encoding multidrug ABC transporter ATP-binding protein yields the protein MKLSLSNISKTYKNGVKALDDVSIEIESGMFGLLGPNGAGKSTLMRTIATLQAPDTGSAFLDDIDILNDKNSLRKVLGYLPQSFGVYPNMSAEDLLHYFARLKGIADKSERNQMVDTALEVTNLMEVRRKSVAGYSGGMKQRFGIAQLLLNDPKLIIVDEPTAGLDPSERHRFLNVLREIGTNHIVIFSTHIVDDVKELCTDMSIMNGGRILSHHTPKEAVKTLEGKIWTKTIERDDLEANEATYNIISSNFNQDNTLNIRVLNDQKPDDTFEAKSPELEDVYFVTLREDESVVSE from the coding sequence ATGAAGCTATCACTTTCCAATATTTCAAAAACGTACAAAAACGGGGTTAAAGCACTCGACGATGTTTCCATCGAAATCGAGTCAGGCATGTTTGGGCTACTCGGTCCAAACGGCGCCGGTAAATCCACCTTAATGAGAACCATCGCTACTTTGCAGGCTCCGGATACAGGCTCTGCTTTCTTAGATGATATTGACATCCTGAATGACAAAAATAGTCTCCGGAAAGTATTGGGATATTTGCCACAATCATTCGGAGTTTATCCGAACATGTCGGCCGAAGATCTGCTTCATTATTTTGCCCGTTTGAAGGGAATTGCAGACAAGAGTGAGAGAAATCAGATGGTGGATACAGCTCTTGAGGTTACTAACCTTATGGAAGTGAGACGAAAAAGTGTGGCCGGTTATTCCGGGGGAATGAAACAGCGCTTTGGGATTGCCCAACTCCTACTCAACGACCCTAAATTGATTATTGTAGATGAGCCTACCGCAGGACTTGATCCTTCAGAGCGCCATCGCTTTTTGAATGTACTTCGTGAAATTGGAACCAACCACATCGTGATTTTCTCCACCCATATTGTAGATGACGTGAAAGAGCTTTGCACCGACATGTCCATTATGAACGGGGGGAGAATCCTGAGTCACCACACGCCAAAAGAGGCAGTCAAAACTCTGGAAGGGAAGATCTGGACGAAAACAATCGAGCGGGATGATCTTGAAGCTAATGAAGCCACTTATAACATCATTTCTTCTAACTTCAATCAAGACAATACACTGAACATTCGGGTTTTAAACGACCAAAAACCGGATGACACTTTTGAGGCTAAAAGCCCCGAACTCGAAGACGTCTATTTCGTGACGCTTCGTGAAGATGAATCCGTTGTTTCAGAATAA
- a CDS encoding ABC transporter permease, translating to MILNIIKLGWKNIWRNPTRSGVVIVAVLLGTWAGIFSAGFMNGMMQDSLNNQIQLSIGHIQITHPKFDDLYNPKYAIENPDELIQSLKQKPYIEQVSAKSMVTGLAQSTRNSYGVSVYGIDTQLDTALVVEQYLVEGDFLEGINRNPVVIGRKLAERLDIKLRSRMVLSFQDVEGEITGGAFRVTGVFDSFSNQYDETNVFVLQEDLNRLIGNPEAIQNIRIYTDDLSKADVYASELRQEFSDVEIKTWREVSPDLRYIFDMMDISLYMVMIIIIIGLIFSIINTMLMAVLERTRELGMLRAIGMNKARTFSLIMLETFFLTMAATPAGLLISWITIQYFATTGIDLSAFAEGMSEYGLSTIVYPELTLEYYLNITLMVAVAALVSAIYPAYRTLKLNPVQAIRKFN from the coding sequence ATGATTTTGAACATCATAAAGCTTGGATGGAAAAATATATGGCGAAACCCAACGCGTAGTGGAGTAGTGATTGTAGCGGTATTGCTGGGAACCTGGGCAGGGATATTCTCAGCCGGTTTTATGAATGGGATGATGCAGGATTCATTAAACAATCAGATTCAGCTATCGATAGGTCATATCCAGATTACCCACCCTAAATTTGATGACCTCTACAACCCAAAATATGCGATAGAAAATCCGGATGAACTTATTCAGAGCCTGAAACAAAAGCCTTATATAGAACAAGTATCTGCAAAAAGTATGGTAACCGGACTTGCCCAAAGTACCCGCAATAGCTATGGAGTGAGTGTGTATGGGATTGATACACAATTGGATACTGCGTTGGTAGTGGAACAGTATTTGGTTGAGGGTGATTTCCTGGAAGGGATTAACAGAAATCCGGTAGTTATTGGGAGGAAGCTGGCTGAACGGTTAGATATCAAATTACGGTCTCGAATGGTACTCAGTTTTCAGGATGTGGAGGGAGAAATTACAGGTGGAGCATTTCGTGTAACCGGTGTTTTTGATTCTTTCAGCAATCAATATGATGAAACAAATGTGTTTGTTCTTCAGGAAGATCTAAATCGACTGATCGGAAATCCCGAGGCTATCCAAAATATCAGAATTTATACTGATGATTTATCTAAGGCTGATGTGTACGCCTCAGAACTAAGGCAAGAATTTTCAGACGTAGAAATTAAGACGTGGCGGGAAGTTTCGCCTGATCTCCGGTACATATTTGATATGATGGATATATCGCTGTACATGGTGATGATCATTATCATTATTGGACTGATATTCAGCATCATCAACACCATGTTAATGGCAGTACTGGAGCGAACCCGAGAGCTCGGAATGTTAAGAGCCATTGGGATGAACAAGGCTCGAACCTTCAGCTTGATTATGCTGGAAACATTCTTTTTAACCATGGCAGCTACACCGGCAGGTTTGTTAATAAGTTGGATCACGATTCAATATTTCGCTACAACCGGTATTGATCTGAGCGCATTTGCTGAGGGAATGAGTGAGTATGGGTTAAGCACGATTGTATATCCCGAATTAACCCTTGAGTACTACCTCAATATCACTCTTATGGTAGCCGTTGCAGCTCTTGTTTCTGCAATATACCCTGCTTACCGAACCCTCAAGTTGAACCCGGTCCAAGCTATTCGAAAATTTAATTAA
- a CDS encoding macrolide ABC transporter ATP-binding protein: MSVIATKNLSKIYNPDKVPVQALRNVDLNIEKGEFTAIVGPSGSGKTTLLNIIGGLDHPTGGKAFIQQTDLSTLSGKELIKFRLNHIGFVFQAYNLIPVLTAIENVSFVMQMQGRPAEECREKSLALLEEVGLKDKVDKRPSELSGGQQQRVAVARALASKPDFVLADEPTANLDSVSTAELLDMMLELNERENMTFVFSTHDQRVIDRARRVITLVDGQIDSDEER; the protein is encoded by the coding sequence ATGTCAGTAATAGCCACAAAAAATCTATCCAAAATCTATAACCCAGATAAGGTTCCGGTTCAAGCCTTAAGAAATGTAGATCTGAATATTGAGAAAGGAGAGTTTACCGCAATTGTGGGACCGTCGGGTTCTGGCAAAACAACGTTATTGAATATAATTGGGGGACTGGATCACCCGACCGGAGGAAAAGCATTTATTCAGCAAACAGATTTAAGCACTTTATCCGGTAAAGAACTTATAAAATTCAGATTGAATCATATTGGCTTTGTATTTCAGGCCTATAATTTAATTCCGGTTTTAACAGCTATCGAGAATGTTTCTTTTGTGATGCAAATGCAGGGTCGGCCTGCTGAAGAATGCAGAGAGAAAAGTTTGGCATTATTGGAAGAGGTTGGCCTGAAAGACAAGGTCGACAAACGCCCTTCCGAACTCTCCGGGGGGCAGCAACAACGAGTGGCGGTAGCCCGGGCTTTGGCCTCTAAACCGGACTTCGTGCTTGCAGACGAACCCACAGCCAATCTTGATTCAGTTTCTACTGCCGAGTTATTAGATATGATGCTGGAGCTTAATGAGCGGGAGAATATGACCTTTGTATTCTCCACTCACGATCAACGGGTGATTGACCGAGCCAGAAGAGTAATAACCTTAGTAGACGGCCAAATAGATTCCGATGAAGAACGATGA